Genomic segment of Arctopsyche grandis isolate Sample6627 chromosome 3, ASM5162203v2, whole genome shotgun sequence:
tattatttaagggttaggataggttagaataagtaagggttggccctattagtttaggattgggttgttaggtttaaatgtatagatttaaactttgtaaattcatttttttatacattttcactgcttgaatcggtgaaagtatattttcactgtaaaatatatatgtatacattaattgaatttatattaacagtggtgtagtgctaaattttgaGGTGCTGGTACGTTCAAtcttgcacaattttttttgcaaaattttttgtacaatttttacaatacatgTACTTTCATTATCGTCCGTTTAACTCAAAGGCGCCGTCCACACTAACACGCGTCCGTTTAACACGCGCcgcctgtggttgctatttaggaactgggtatagaaatatcggtagtagatatcgtgtgtgtggacggcgccaaAGGATAAGAACGAACTAAAGAAAATACAGTACCTGACCATATTACTTGAGCCACTTGACATATGCGGAaactttcacttttttttttttttatttgagggCACTCTTATATACTGAATGTTTTTTGTATACGCACCCATTACTGCTTAATTTATTGCGTAACTTCTCGTGccatacaaaaaaattagaCCTTTTTAAGCATTATGCAAGAAATTCATCAAGTATATCCTCAAAGCAATCTTCTATCCATAAATGTATCCTTCAGTTTATAGGGCGGGTTAAagatcacgtcggggtcaccaGTTATAGGGCGGGCTTAAGGtttggaccgtttcccggcctatagaaattcagttgaattttgaacaggatctttattactcgattaatacaggtgtatttgtatgtacagcgaagtaggtaggtgattcgctggaacgagccaggtcgagctcctgaagctcactggcatctggggacgatgcgctggtttataaaggtgttgcttgagcaacgtgTAGCTgagctggtgagatcacgttctggaagattccaacGGGGTGGAGGTCTTCCTTTGTATTCTATATTTGATGCGTAGTCGCatagctccttgggatttcccgtgtactcgtgattgcgtatctggagcgagtcgaatcgcctttatgggtaagctggacgaactATTTCGGCCAAGGCTGACTTTCGTGTACGATAACAGGACGCAATGATGTAATTTGTACAaattaagttcgatgagggaaatatcatcgacctagtttcgtgtggtacaagtcgtgctatatccctACAAGTTCATGATACAAAGCCGTTTGTTTGTTCGTTGCAGCCCCCGAGAACGCTACCTACCCTCATGTATCAACCTCACCTCATGTATACCCTCATGTtagcaccgggaaatcaaatgtataacaaaaaaaagaaaaaaaaatcatatttcaaaaccatttgcattttgcaaactctcccgatgtttcacgcaaaagatactcctcatattggcattcttgttttgagagtttggctacattctttaaattttcggttcgcatccatttctagatttctaagattaacgatgtttatcaaaattaaaatatatttattgatggTTGTAAAATCGAGTGTTTAAGTATTATCGTCAGATTGTTTTGACAGTATAGTCGCGGGAATATACAATGGAACATTCAGTGTCATACATTTTTGATGATAAACTTCTGGAACATTGCGATAAACTGCCCCCAGTCAAACAAAGggttatacaatttattttcgaaCACTATTACTAATGGcaataacaaataaatttaaatatctgtTTCTTTGTAGGCTTCTATGGTCCATGCACTCATCGAATCATACGAGCTTTTGAAATATATGAACATTATACCCAGCGTAAAAGCCACACCGGAAGATTTACAATTATTTCATTCTAGCTCGTTTGTTAAATGTATGAAAGAATCGAACGATCTTGATTTAGATGACGTGAACGAAGAACAAATCGAGTTTGGATTAGGTATGCATATTTCTTGTAATACTGTGATCGActactttaaatatatttctaacAAATTGTTCATATATTTTAGGTTATGATTGTCCaccttttgaaaatatttttgaaaccaTATTAACTATAGCCGGAGGATCTTTAACAGCAGCCTCTAGATTAGTCTCTGAAGATACTAAAATTGCAATCAATTGGTGTGGAGGTTGGCACCATGCACAACGGTATTATAAACATTGTCCATTATTTATTCTTAAGATTGAAGCAaattattagaataatatataataataacatttcaGAGACGAAGCTGAGGGATTTTGCTATGTAAACGATATAGTAATTGGTATagaaaaattacgagaaaaattcaaaagaattttatatatagactTAGACATTCATCATGGTAatttgcaatttatttttagacaattatagaaaatatatttttttaataacttgtCACGTATTCAGGCAACGGTGTAGAAAATGCTTTTGCATTTTCTAAAAAAGTCTTCACACTATCATTCCACAAACACGAACCTGGATTTTATCCAGGCTCTGGCCTTTTGAGTGACGTCGGATTAGGTAACGGAAGAGGCTATTCATGTAATGTACCATTGAAAGAAGGCGTATCGGATTACTCTTTAAACtatctatttaaaatgtaaacaaataatACTACACCTAGTAATATCTTACACTGATCGCCTTGTAAACCggaattttctttttatcatCAGCATATGCCCTCAAATTTACGAAGCGtatcaaccggaagtagtagtagTACAATGCGGCAGTGATTGCCTCAACGAAGATCCTTTGGGACAGAGCAATTTAACTCTCGATTCTTTGGGGGAATGTATACGCAGTAT
This window contains:
- the LOC143908949 gene encoding histone deacetylase 8-like, which encodes MEHSVSYIFDDKLLEHCDKLPPVKQRASMVHALIESYELLKYMNIIPSVKATPEDLQLFHSSSFVKCMKESNDLDLDDVNEEQIEFGLGYDCPPFENIFETILTIAGGSLTAASRLVSEDTKIAINWCGGWHHAQRDEAEGFCYVNDIVIGIEKLREKFKRILYIDLDIHHGNGVENAFAFSKKVFTLSFHKHEPGFYPGSGLLSDVGLGNGRGYSCNVPLKEGVSDYSLNYLFKIICPQIYEAYQPEVVVVQCGSDCLNEDPLGQSNLTLDSLGECIRSILNWNKPTLFLGGGGYNLPNTARLWTYLTAIITGQDKLISMDIPDNDFFLKYGPGYELPIVKGNQKDTNDKTYLDCIIKTVKDNLKKYDVKSSL